In the genome of Gordonia rubripertincta, one region contains:
- a CDS encoding MadS family sensor histidine kinase: protein MAGAARPDPEREPARSDLESLVGLRSVKGSHYAQYRGVEARLSRVVGALERISRALVRTAEGPEALVIAVVEAARDHLGAEWVVFGLADGRLERSAPRHLISSGSGRLYAFEGSATASPPDGLPDEVLNRLNDILRGHEPLLHGPILSEDHVHVPVELDGNVVGGLSAWTPSDRVVDPTDVVVLRILASQAIVALLNAELFSETHRHAAELAERNDELERTQRELSAAMRATVLNEERSRIARELHDSVTQSVLSAGVQIELCRDLVDGAALERLQMAGRLTKEAVEQLRTFIYALNNAASVPSPSVHEVLTELCSLHMPPDLTTAVRIRGRSRELTDDVQHALLRIAGEALFNAAIHARATEVTVTLTYTPDRVSLSVDDDGVGDPEHLRRVLRTASLGDLAAGRHRGLANMASRASELDGEVRIRRSRAGGIRVTAILPTASDPGTTTREFS, encoded by the coding sequence ATGGCCGGCGCCGCGCGGCCCGACCCCGAACGGGAACCGGCCCGTTCCGACCTCGAGAGCCTCGTCGGCCTCCGCAGCGTCAAGGGCAGTCATTACGCGCAGTACCGCGGGGTCGAGGCCCGGCTGAGCCGGGTGGTCGGTGCATTGGAACGGATCTCACGGGCGTTGGTCCGTACCGCCGAGGGCCCCGAGGCGCTGGTCATCGCGGTGGTCGAGGCCGCCCGCGACCACCTGGGCGCCGAGTGGGTGGTCTTCGGCCTCGCCGACGGGCGGCTCGAACGGTCTGCCCCGCGCCACCTGATCAGCTCCGGCAGCGGCCGGCTCTACGCCTTCGAGGGTTCGGCGACGGCCTCGCCGCCCGACGGCCTGCCCGACGAGGTGCTGAACCGCCTGAACGACATCCTGCGCGGCCACGAGCCGCTGCTGCACGGCCCGATCCTTTCCGAGGACCACGTGCACGTGCCGGTCGAGCTCGACGGCAACGTCGTCGGCGGCCTGTCCGCGTGGACGCCGTCCGACCGGGTCGTCGACCCGACCGACGTCGTGGTCCTGCGGATTCTGGCCAGCCAGGCGATCGTCGCCCTGCTCAACGCCGAGCTCTTCTCCGAAACACATCGCCACGCAGCGGAACTGGCCGAACGGAACGACGAGCTCGAACGCACCCAACGTGAACTGTCCGCCGCGATGCGGGCCACGGTCCTCAACGAGGAGAGGTCGCGGATCGCCCGCGAGCTGCACGACTCGGTGACCCAGTCGGTGCTGTCCGCGGGAGTACAGATCGAGCTGTGTCGCGACCTCGTCGACGGGGCAGCACTCGAACGGTTGCAGATGGCCGGCCGCCTTACGAAGGAGGCGGTCGAGCAGCTGCGGACGTTCATCTACGCGCTGAACAACGCCGCGAGCGTGCCGTCGCCGAGTGTCCACGAGGTCCTCACCGAACTGTGCTCGTTGCACATGCCGCCGGACCTGACGACCGCGGTCCGAATCCGGGGGCGCTCCCGTGAACTGACCGACGACGTCCAGCACGCGCTGCTCCGAATCGCCGGGGAGGCACTGTTCAACGCCGCGATCCACGCGCGCGCGACCGAGGTCACCGTGACGCTCACCTACACGCCGGACCGGGTATCGCTGTCCGTCGACGACGACGGGGTCGGCGACCCCGAACACCTCCGGCGCGTTCTGCGGACCGCGTCGCTCGGCGACCTTGCCGCCGGACGTCATCGCGGTCTGGCGAACATGGCCTCGCGTGCGTCCGAACTCGACGGCGAGGTCCGGATCCGCCGGTCGCGGGCGGGCGGCATCCGCGTGACCGCGATCCTGCCGACCGCATCCGATCCCGGAACGACGACCAGGGAGTTCTCATGA
- a CDS encoding MadR family response regulator transcription factor, with protein MSTDKTPGDTTSRGKQVRPIRTLLVDDHALLREGMRSLLEREDVVEVVGEAGSHDAALVEVNACRPDVVVVDLKLSAGTEYEGLRLIKDIAQRHPEVAALVLTTFLDDDLVVRAVRAGARGYVVKDVDTTELVRAIQAVSTGGSAFDPRSAAVVLRTVSGEADTTETLSDREREVLRLLADGMSNKRIGETLYISESTVKFHIRNIIRKLGVTKRTDAVYIASKRGLI; from the coding sequence ATGAGCACCGACAAGACGCCCGGGGACACGACCAGCCGGGGTAAGCAGGTCCGGCCGATCCGGACACTGCTCGTCGACGACCACGCGCTGCTCCGGGAAGGGATGCGCTCACTTCTCGAGCGGGAGGACGTGGTCGAGGTGGTCGGGGAGGCCGGCTCGCACGACGCCGCGCTCGTCGAGGTGAACGCATGCCGACCGGACGTCGTGGTCGTGGATCTCAAGCTGTCTGCGGGAACCGAGTACGAAGGGCTGCGCCTGATCAAGGACATCGCCCAGCGCCACCCGGAGGTCGCGGCGCTCGTGCTCACCACCTTCCTCGACGACGACCTGGTCGTGCGCGCGGTCCGCGCCGGTGCACGGGGATACGTGGTGAAGGACGTCGACACCACCGAACTGGTACGCGCGATCCAGGCGGTGTCCACCGGCGGTAGTGCGTTCGATCCTCGAAGTGCTGCGGTGGTGTTGCGAACGGTGTCGGGGGAGGCGGATACCACCGAGACGCTCAGCGATCGCGAACGCGAGGTCCTGCGACTGTTGGCCGACGGCATGTCCAACAAGCGGATCGGGGAGACGCTCTACATCTCCGAGTCGACCGTGAAGTTCCACATACGCAACATCATTCGCAAGCTCGGCGTCACCAAGCGGACCGACGCGGTCTACATCGCCAGCAAACGCGGTCTCATCTGA
- the mftM gene encoding mycofactocin oligosaccharide methyltransferase MftM: MTTIDQSTTVRAALLDSSDVREREPRILRSALVPTGFARCGLLSWRRVAGILQIAHPFDEETISDSVVVDGLVSLVDAGVLSGQEQFESAAVGIIRTSAGTSADAWSAFYDNSIRELRCGTSAFAPVHRRAHSLVTGSAVLEVGSCFGFFALACAMDGLDVSACDISPGAISLLSCAARRLGLPVDACVGDATALPYDDDSVDTVSLIHLLEHLDTPGVKAALSEALRVARRRVIVAVPFEEEPSPHFGHRLRLTEKDLHTWAGSVAHSGAQVFLDHGGWLILTP, encoded by the coding sequence ATGACCACCATCGATCAGTCGACGACCGTCCGGGCTGCGCTTCTCGACTCATCTGACGTGCGCGAACGCGAGCCGCGGATTCTCCGATCTGCGCTTGTCCCCACCGGTTTCGCGCGCTGCGGCCTCCTATCGTGGCGCCGGGTGGCCGGCATCCTCCAGATCGCGCACCCCTTCGACGAGGAGACGATCTCCGACTCGGTGGTCGTCGACGGTCTGGTGTCACTGGTCGACGCCGGTGTCCTGTCAGGACAAGAGCAGTTCGAATCAGCTGCGGTGGGCATCATCCGGACCTCTGCGGGCACGTCCGCCGACGCATGGTCGGCGTTCTACGACAACTCGATCCGTGAACTCCGCTGCGGCACTTCGGCGTTCGCACCGGTGCACCGGCGGGCGCACTCGCTCGTCACCGGTTCGGCGGTGCTCGAGGTCGGTTCGTGCTTCGGCTTCTTCGCGCTGGCCTGCGCGATGGACGGGCTCGACGTGTCGGCCTGCGACATCTCGCCGGGCGCCATCTCCCTGCTCTCGTGCGCAGCGCGTCGACTCGGACTGCCGGTCGACGCGTGCGTCGGCGACGCCACCGCGCTCCCCTACGACGACGACTCCGTGGACACGGTCTCGCTCATCCATCTGCTGGAGCATCTCGACACCCCCGGTGTGAAGGCAGCGCTGTCGGAGGCCCTGCGGGTGGCGAGGCGACGCGTGATCGTGGCGGTTCCTTTCGAGGAGGAGCCCAGTCCACACTTCGGGCATCGTCTTCGACTGACCGAGAAGGACCTGCACACCTGGGCCGGCAGCGTCGCGCACTCCGGGGCCCAGGTTTTCCTCGACCACGGCGGATGGCTGATCCTCACCCCGTGA